In a single window of the Scophthalmus maximus strain ysfricsl-2021 chromosome 18, ASM2237912v1, whole genome shotgun sequence genome:
- the ccnk gene encoding cyclin-K yields MLKSGAAGPSSVASPQPMKEFKENSMTAQAILDHIKPCWYWDKKDLAHTPSQSEGLDPGTEARYRREGARFIFDVGTRLGLHYDTLATGIIYFHRFYMFHSFKQFPRYVTGGCCLFLAGKVEETPKKCKDIIKTARSLLNDVQFAQFGDDPKEEVMVLERILLQTIKFDLQVEHPYMFLLRYVKQLKGDKNKVCKVLQMAWTFVNDSLCTMLSLQWEPEIIAVAVMYLAGRLCKFDIQEWTAKQSSRRWWEQFVQDVPVELLEDICHQILDLYSQGNKPIPQQIAEKERATIPPLPAPPVPQGLPPAAIPPPPPPKKTSPQGGSPGRQLKRSHTSPKDEPKAPEQIGAKIPRLESPMPPLPTSQPPSDRKAPAPAPPAEAEPGSEAAPPLPHAPPPHQPPPLPHRPPPPPPSNYIMSTTSSYMSGEGYQSLQSMMKTEGPTYAPMPPSYAPPIPPYHPHVYPPPAAPPPGPPPPSSYPPPNLAPAYPPPGYNSYPPPPRMPPGHVPPPGIGLPPTGYPPPLPGPPGQSQVPLPPLPGMPMNRGGWMR; encoded by the exons ATGTTAAAG TCGGGTGCAGCAGGTCCATCCTCTGTTGCCTCTCCTCAACCAATGAAGGAATTCAAGGAGAACTCAATGACTGCCCAAGCAATCCTGGACCACATCAAACCGTGCTGGTACTGGGACAAGAAGGATCTGGCCCACACCCCGTCCCAGTCCGAGGGCCTGGACCCCGGCACGGAGGCTCGGTATCGGCGGGAAGGGGCCCGCTTCATATTTGATGTGGGGACACGACTTGGACT ACACTATGACACACTGGCAACTGGCATCATATACTTCCACCGCTTCTACATGTTTCACTCCTTCAAGCAGTTCCCCCGATAT GTGACGGGCGGTTGCTGTCTTTTCCTGGCAGGGAAAGTGGAGGAAACCCCAAAGAAGTGTAAAGACATCATCAAAACAGCCCGCAGCTTACTGAATGATGTGCAGTTCGCCCAGTTTGGAGACGACCCGAAG GAAGAGGTGATGGTGTTGGAGAGAATCTTGCTCCAGACTATCAAGTTTGACCTGCAGGTGGAGCACCCCTACATGTTCCTGCTGCGCTATGTCAAGCAGCTCAAAG GGGATAAGAATAAAGTGTGCAAGGTGCTGCAGATGGCATGGACATTTGTCAACGACAG CCTGTGCACCATGCTGTCTCTGCAATGGGAGCCAGAGATCATTGCAGTGGCTGTCATGTACCTGGCCGGCCGCCTCTGTAAGTTTGACATCCAGGAGTGGACCGCCAAGCAGTCGTCACGCCGCTGGTGGGAGCAGTTTGTCCAGGATGTCCCCGTTGAGCTGCTCGAAG ACATTTGCCACCAGATCCTGGATCTGTACTCCCAGGGCAACAAGCCCATTCCTCAGCAGATTGCGGAGAAGGAGCGGGCAACTATTCCTCCGCTCCCCGCTCCTCCTGTACCACAGGGACTACCCCCAGCCGccatccctcctcccccaccaccaaAGAAGACGTCCCCTCAGGGTGGCAGCCCAGGACGCCAGCTCAAACGCTCACAT ACATCCCCCAAAGATGAACCAAAGGCTCCAG AACAAATTGGGGCAAAGATTCCTAGACTGGAAAGCCCAATGCCTCCTCTGCCTACATCGCAGCCTCCCTCAG ACCGAAAAGCTCCAGCTCCAGCGCCTCCCGCGGAAGCCGAACCAGGAAGTGAGGCTGCTCCTCCACTCCCGCACGCTCCACCTCCACAccagccccctcccctgcccCACCGCCCTCCTCCGCCCCCGCCCTCCAACTACATCAtgtccaccaccagctcctACATGTCTGGGGAGGGCTATCAGAGCCTGCAGTCGATGATGAAGACCGAGGGTCCCACGTATGCCCCCATGCCACCAAGCTATGCTCCCCCAATACCGCCATACCACCCCCACGTCTATCCGCCACCggcagctccacctccaggccctcctcctccttcctcataCCCACCGCCTAACTTGGCCCCGGCCTATCCGCCTCCGGGCTACAACAGCTACCCTCCACCACCACGCATGCCACCAGGCCATGTGCCTCCTCCGGGGATAGGCCTTCCACCTACTGGGTACCCTCCACCGCTGCCCGGGCCTCCAGGACAGTCGCAGGTGCCCCTGCCCCCTCTGCCTGGCATGCCCATGAACCGTGGTGGGTGGATGAGATGA